TCAACTCTGCACACAAAAACAGCCATAGATAATATGGAGTCAAATTAgtgtggttgtgttccaataaaactttatttatgggactgaaatttgaatttgatataattcacatgtgtcagaaaatattattcttttttgttgttgttgttttcaactATTTGAAATgcaaaaccattcttagctcaccgGCAGTACTAAAATAGGCAGTGGGATGGATTTGGCCCTCAGACCATAGTTTGCCAGCACCTGCTCGACAGTCTCCTCCAAGGCCTTACAGTTGTTCTCTGCATCTTCTACATCCTGGTAGTAATGAGGGATCTTGTGTGAATTGttagagttctttacatattttgatgcAAGTCCTTTACTAGATATATGATTCCATGgttcttgttattttctttatggcatcctttgaagcacaaaaatttttaattttgatggtgtctaatttatctatttttttcttttgttgcttatgcttttggtatcatgtctaagaaaccattgccttaTCCAAGGTCATGGAGATTTACTcataagagttttatagttttaactcttcAGGCTGTGAtccaatttgaattaatttttgtaaatgatgTGAGGTAGGAGTTCAacatcattcttttgcatatggatatcctgTTGTCCCAgcataatttgttgaaaagactatcctttcccccattgaattacCTTGGCACCCTTATCAAAAATTGATTGGCCATAAGTTATGAGATTATTTCAGAACTCTCAATTATATTTCATTGCTCTATTATGTCTATCCTTacaccacactgtcttgaatACCATAGCTTtgtcataaatttttaaattgggaagagtgaatcctccaactttgttcttcctcttcaatattattttggttattctagATTCCTTGTATTTCTATATGAGTTTTAGGGATATCatgttaatttctgcaaaaagcCAGTTggatttttgatagggattacattggaTCTTCAGATCAATTTGGGTAGtgttgccattttaacaatattaagtcttctgatctATGAACATGGgttgtctttctatttatttaggtcttctttaatttatttcaacaatgttttctgttttttagggTACAAGTCTTAcaattctttcttaaatttattgtgaagtattttattccttttaatgctattgtaagcagatttgttttcttaatttcatattcagattgttcattgctagtatatagaaataaaattgatttttgtatatagatCTTGTATaatgcaaccttgctgaacttgtttattaattctaatagtgtgtgtgtgtgtgtgtgtgtgtgtgtgtgtgtgaatattacTGAATGTCCCATCCTCTGGagcacttaacacagtgcctaATCTTAACTAATATTCAATCCATTTGTATttcttgagagcttgtttggaggttctagcagctACTCTATACCCTTGACCAAAGAACAGTCCTTCTGTATCAGGGAAGGTTGCCCTCTTCAACCAAGAATGCGGCTTCTATTTGTATTCCTTGAATTGATCTCTTTAAATGCCCCATTGCCACAGAAGCCTCTCATTTACTGAGTATTTTCCAGTTCCCAACATCACTGAAtcattctttctctgcttcaCTCTTATCTCCAGGCTTGGGAACAATGGGCCGAGGCATTGTCATTTCTTTTGCAAAGGCCAAGATCCCTGTGATTGCTGTAGAATTGGACAAGAAGCAGCTAGAGACTGCCGATGGGATAATAACCTCCGCTTTGGAAAAGGAAGCATCCAAAATGCAGCATAGCAGCCACCATTGGTCAGGACCAAAACCCAGGTTAACTACGTCTATGAAAGAGCTTGGTGGTGTAGATTTAGTCATTGAAGCAGTATTTGAGGAAATTAACTTGAAGAAGCAAGTCTTTGCTGAATTGTCAGCTGTGTGCAAGCCAGAAACTTTTTTGTGCACCAATACTTCCGCCCTGGACATTGATGAGATTGCTTCTTCCACTGATCGCCCTCACTTGGTCATTGGCACTCACTTCTTCTCACCAGCTCATATCATGAGGTTGTTAGAGATTATTCCCAGCCAATACTCTTCCCCTACTACTATTGCCACAGTTATGAATTtatcaaaaaagattaaaaaaattggagTAGTTGTAAGTAACTGTAAGGGATTTGTTGGCAATCGAATGTTAAAGCATTATTACAATCAGTCATATTTCTTGTTAGAAGAAGGCAGTAAGCCAGAAGAGATAGACCAGGTGCTAGAAGAGTTTGGTTTCAAATTAGGACCTTTTAGAGTGTCAGATCTTTCTGGATTGGATGTGGGTTGGAAATGTCGACAAGGGCAAGGCCTTACTGGACCTACGTTGCCTCCAGGAACTCCTGCCCGAAAGCGGGGCAATGAGAGATATTGCCCAATTCCCGATATGCTCTGTGAATTAAGACGATTTGGCCAGAAGACAGGTAAGGGTTGGTACCAATATGATAAGCCATTGGGTAGGATTCACAAACCTGATCCCTGGCTTTCTGAATTTCTGTCACAGTACAGAGAAACCTATCACATTGAACCACGCATCATTAGCCAGGATGAGATCCTTGAGCGCTGCTTATATTCACTCATCAATGAAGCATTCCGTATCTTGGGAGAAGGGATAGCTGCTACTCCAGAGCACATTGATGTTGTCTATTTACATGGGTATGGATGGCCAAGGCACGTGGGTGGGCCCATGTTCTATGCCTCCACAGTTGGGTTGCCGACGGTGCTAGAGAAGTTGCAGAAATATTATAGGCAGAATCTTGATATTCCACAACTAGAGCCCTGTGACTATCTGAAAAAATTGGCTTCCTTAGGAAACCCTCCTCTGAAAGAATGGCAAAGCTTGGCAGGACCCCCTAGCAGTAAATTGTGATTCAGCCTTCCAGGTTGTGCCTCACATGCTGACATCAGGTGATGCTCACTGAATTTCACTGAAATTAAATCTGAAAATCCAAAGTAAGATTGCTctgaaatacaaagcaaaagaaataattggtTAGATAAACCTTCTCTTTGGGTCTTCTGTCTGATTATTCTAATGGGTCAAATCTTTAGGAGTGTGCTTCCTATGCCTCTGAATCTGTCCCTATCGAGTAAATTATTTCAATCCCACTGAATAAACTGTGTTAATACCAAAATAGCTAAGGAAAGAGACTCATGAATAAGTTGAGGCTTCCAAGTGCTTTGATCATTGGAGAAGGGTGTCATCAATTAATGACTGAAAAATGCAACTAAGCCACaaattcattttatctctttaaaactCACACACATGGCACTGGTAGGAAATCTTATGGATctgtcattcaacaaacatccatTGAGCACCTCCTGAGCATCTTGCACAGCATGTGGCAAACCTGGAGTCCAGAGGGGCATTAATCCAGCATGGAAAGCTGTGATGAAGTTTAGTCCATAGTCTGCGAGGTGGAGTGGAGATAGTTGGCAGGGTTGAATCAACAATGAGGGTCTTTGTGAGTGAGAATGGAAAGTTGCTCAAGGAGAGGCAGAAGTAATtaccagaaagagaggaagagtgtCAAAAGCATAACAGTATTAAAGTGGGCAAAACACAGTTGAGAAATAGTGAGGGAGTCAAGTACTTCACACTAGAATGGGGAACTCAGAGTAGCTTGGCAAGTCATACTTGGTGTATTACTTCCATCTACAGCCCAGTTACATGTGCACAGTTGTGCTTGCTGCTTGTAAGGCGCTCAGTAATGTTTGTTGATAATTTCCGCAGGACCAGGAGATGTCTACAACctatctttcttttctgtgcatGGAGACGAAACAGAAAGTAATCATTATTGATTTAATGTAAGAAGGGATCTTAGAAAACATCTAATCTCCTCTGATTCTATGATAAAGTAATGATGCCAATTTCCCGGTCATGATGAGCTTTGTGATGCCGGATATGCAAATTGTTGAATCTTGAAAAGTCTGACATGACTGCAAAATAAATTCTGTATAGTTTTGTTATAATTATAAGAGTTCTCTTTATACTTTTAATGGGCTGGTCAatgcaaaaacttgtacacaagtgTTTATAGTAATGTTCTTCATAGGAGCCCCaagttggaaacaacctaaatctccatcaactggtgaatagaTGAACAAAGTATAGTATAGCTATATATAATAGAATGTTTGGccatagaaagaaataaagtactgatatTTACTACAACATGATGAACCTTCAAAATgtcatgctaaatgaaaaaagccaatcacagaaggccacatattgtatagacatttatatgaaatttccaaagTAGGCAAACCTGTAGGGAAAGAAAGCAGATCGTAGGATGCCTAAGACTGGAATAATTAGGGGctagggaatggggagtgactgctaatggggacagggtttctttttgggttgACGAAAACGTTCTGAAAttattgtggtgatggttacattaCTCTGTGAATctactaaaaaccactgagttGTGTagttttaaatgagtgaattgtatggtatgtgaattattcCTCAGAATTgtcagtaaataagtaaataaacaaatgggctCAAGTTGTCTTTTAGTGTGATATAAATGAACTTTCATAGTATTTTCACCTATGAAcccaaataaaattatcaaaCGTTCTGATAGAGAAATATGGAATGAATATGTTTTctgttatcaaaaacaaaaacaaacaaaaaccctagaGTGTGCCTTGAATTGTAGtttaatttagaataatttttaaattgtatgttgCTGGATTTTTATATAAATTGGTCCTTGAAATTAAAGATAACAatagaaaaggggcgcctggctggctcaatcagtagagcatgcaactcttgatttggggttgtgagtttgagccccgtattgggtgcagagattacttaaaaataaaatctttaggagtgcctgggtggctcggtcagttaagtctgacttcacctcgggtcatgatcctgctattcatgagtttgagccccatgtagggctctgtgctgacagctcagagcctggaacctgctttggattctatgtctccttctctctctgcccttccccacttgcattctgtctgtctgtctgtctgtctctcaaaaataaataaacattaaaaaaattaaaataaaataaaaaataaaatcttaaaaaaaagacaacaatggAAAAGATTTCTGGGGACACttggtggggggctcagtcggttaagcgtccgacttcggctcaggtcatgatctcacggtttgtggattggggtctcacgttgggctctgtgctgacagttcagagactggagactgcttcagattctgtctctctctctgtctctctctctgcaccccttcccactcacactctctctctccctgtctctcaaaaataaacgttaaaaaaaagaaaatatttctgtaatttcttgCAGCTTGGTCTGCAAGGtgacttattttcaaattaatgttaaagtgcatgcacacacatacacactttttcttctttagacactgagtggattttattctttttttctcttttaatatttatttttgagagagagagagacagagcgcgaggaggagaggggcagagagagagggagacacagaatctgaaagaggctccaggctctgagctgtcagcacagagcccgacgtggggctcgaactcacggaccgcgagatcatgacctgagccgaagtcggccgcttaaccgactgagccacccaggcgtccctgagtCGATTTTATTCTGAGTTCTTAAAACTACACTACCCTCTAGATTGGGGCTTTGAAACTAAAGTGTCTATGAGTAGATTTTATGAGTCAATAATCCCTAAAAATTTACACTaatgtttgtgtatatgtatctGAGTGTCTTTCTTAGAAGACATACCCTATCTTACATCATATTCTCAAAGTGTCTGTGACCCAGTAAAAGTTAAGGACTAACATTCTCTATATAAtgtggaaagaagaaatgggagttcattttttcttattttatatcaaACCTCATTTAAATTTGTTGGGTCCTACATACAACAGTGGTTAATATGATGAAACCTGTCCAGGATATTCTATTTCATCCTTGAAAATGCACTTGCTTAAAAggcttattttgttgttgttgttgttgttgttgttgataacTTTAAAACTgcctatcttaaaaaaaaaaaaaaaaaaaaacagcttctgaatgacattttaaaaatgtgtcctaATGGCAATTGACTCTGAAAAGAACTATATATTAGAAGCACCCTTGAAGCTTTGCCATAATACTCCAGCTTTAAAGATGAGACTAATGATGTTCCTTAAATCAGTAAAGCCACTGTGCAGCTGCAGTTGCTATCTACTTATTCATTTCTAGCAAGAACAGGTGTGTGTGAGAGATAAGGTGTGGAATCCTAAACTCCCTTGATTAATGATGTTTCGGAAGTGTGTATGCAAATCATACTCCACAGCACGGTAGGAACCTGAAATTCCTAGGGTCTAACATTTGTCTTTCAAACAGACACCTAgttggcgcacctgggtggctcagtcggttaagcatctgactttggctcaggtcgtgatctcacggttgcaGAGTTCaaactccacgttgggctctgtgctgacagctcagagcttggagcctgcttcggattctgtgtctccttctctctcttcccctcccccactcatgctctctctccctctctctcaaaaataaataaacattaatatttaaaaataaaaataaaggggcgcctgggtggctcagtcggttgagcgtctgacttcggctcaggtcatgatctcgcggtccgtgagttcgagccccacgtcgggctctgtgctgacagctcagagcctggagcctgtttcaggttctgtgtctccctctctttgaccctcccccgttcatgctctgtctctctctgtctcaaaaataaataaacgttaaaaaaaattaaaaataaataaaaataaaataaaataggcaccTAGAAATCAGAAATACTGTAGGCTTACTTAGATTGGCTGGACCTTGTTGGTAGCCACTGATGAGATGAATAGAAACTAAGTTCTCTggactatgttaaataatagcTTTCTGTGAGAACAAAATAGACTTTGATTATTGGGACTATCAATGCCATCTACTTATCTTGCCACCTTATAATTTTGAGATTAATAGACAAGTTACGCTGCTTCCTAGCAGGACAGCAACATTATACAACTGTGAGGACACCATTCATACTGTGTTCCAAGGGGTTGCCATTCACCTAGAAATACTGTGAATAGCATCCCCTGGAGTTGGGCAACACCCTGTATTGTTTCCAGGGTACTCTGTAGAGATTTCAAGTCAAAAACTCTTCTGTTTATCgctctaaatattttctttttaatttttttaatgtttatttttgagagagagagacaaacagaatatgagcggggaggggcagagagagagggagacgcagaatccaaagcaggctccaggctctgagctgtcagcacagagcccgacatggggtttgaacgcatgaactgcaagatcatgacctgagctgaagtctgatgctcaactgactgagccacccaggtgccctgctctaAGTATCTTTCTAAACAAAAGTTAGTTGACAAAAGTAAAGGTAATGTCTCTCTTTAGGTGGGTGTCTCCAATGGAACCAAAGTTTTACAAAGGTTTCGTCTTGTCTGTTCATCttagtattttttcttctagCATTCTGACAAAGAGGAACATGAGAGAGATGAGCAGAGCTTTTAATTCTTGTCCAGAGTATTCCAGGGCATTTcaattgtaatatttatttattgtctttcacCAAACTTGAAATAGCCTAGCAGAATGAGTGCCTGAAAGCATCTAATAAGATGACGTGAGCAGAGCTGATGCAATCTCTCTCGTGCACATCTTTCACTGTAGTTAGGGTTATTCCACCTTCTCTAAGAGGCAGCAGTTGCTAATTCTAGCCATAATGTGAAATCCTTTGGATGGGTAGGGCAAAACCTTCTCCAACCCAACCATAGATGCATTTGGATTCCCGAAGCCTGCCAAGGCCTAGAGAGTTGTTTGTTTGTACGTTTTGGCAGACTGTTGGCTGTCCCccaatgtttttcttcttccgtAGTAACGAACTTCTCACTTTTTAGTTGAGCATTTGATAGCTCAAAATACACAATATATTTGTCAGCTTCTCTTGTACCAGTTGTGAACATGTGACTGCGATCTAGACAATGGGATGCAAATGGAAGCATCACATGGCAGCTTTGGGGGACCTCCCTTAAAATTCACATGATGTgcttcctttgctcatttatttttggccCCTCTTCCATTTTGCTGCCTGGAACACAGGTTTGACAGCTGGAGTCCAACCACTATGCTAGGCCAGGAGGACAAAGGTCATGCCTTAGGGATAGCAGAATGGAGGGCTGTGAAGAGGTTGGTCCCCAAAGACCTCATGGAGCAGAGCTGCTACTTCGCCTTCCAACAGTCATTTATGTAAGGGAGAAATCAATTCCTATCATGTGTAAATAAGCCAGTGTTATTGCAGGTCTTTCGTTATCACTGGTAGGGCCAAGAATCAGtgggtctttgtttttgtttgtttgtttgtttgtttgttcttgttttttgcaGTGCCATAGGTAATTCGGATGCACAGGCAGGATTGAGAATCCAGTCTCATTAAACAGGATGTcttgttttaaggaaaaaaaaaatttcccagtgTGATATGACTTTCAACCTGATATTGAATTGTTCATAAATGTTTATGTTATGTTTCACTTAGAATTGTTGTAGGCAGTTCATGGAGATGCCCAATAAGAAACTGAGAATAGGGTTTTAAATCAACATTTAGTAGGAAACAGCCTCACAAGCCTACTTGAACCTCAAATGGACTCTACTTAGAGACAAAAACACTCAAAGAAAGTTTGCAATATCAGAAAGAAAGGGGTCGACAATggcacaaaggaaaagaagagtaaGTTAAGAAGCAGTATCTCTGTGCACTGACCACAAGGGAGGTGCTAAAACTGGAGAACACAAACCTTCTGCTCAGTAGGTCAGAGACCTCCAAATGGAGTGCCCCTACCCAAGGAAGTGTAACAGATGACTCGTAGAGGTACAGGCAGAAAGTACTAGAAATAGGATTGtctaaaaacaaattaatcattattaatatttcatgCACATGTAGACACCGTCAGCCTGCCCAGGTTGCATCTCAGACAGCCCTATGTCAGGAGTGAAGTATCCTGCAGGGAGAGGGTGAGTTCTAACACATATAAAAGGTTCACAGTGGcttcctcctctttcattcgcTGCCAGCATATTAAGAAATACTGCAGAATATGTATGCTGGGGTAAGTGGATATTTAGACTTCATTATTTAATCTAACTACACGAAGCCTCACAAAAGATTCCTTGAAAGAAAGCACAATTAAAGATAATGCAACTAATGCAAACAAAGGTAAACAAGAAAACTCCAGAGCTGTTAGGTCTGATACCAGCTTTTTGTCAGGTACATTACAAGGTAGAATTATTTAGTCAGATCTGGCAAGACGTTGATCAAAGAGCTTTGAAACGatcaaaaaaattattaggaaTGTTGATTTATAACCTACTATTCATGATGAAGCTTGGCCTAAGTGTGTGCT
The Panthera tigris isolate Pti1 chromosome C2, P.tigris_Pti1_mat1.1, whole genome shotgun sequence genome window above contains:
- the EHHADH gene encoding peroxisomal bifunctional enzyme; this encodes MAEYTRPRNWLALIRLRNPPVNAISTSVLHGIKEGLQKAITDHTVKAIVICGADGKFSAGADIHGFTAPRKPAIVLGHVVDEIQRNEKPVVAAIQGMALGGGLELALGSHYRIAHAEAQIGFPEVRLGLLPGARGTQLLPRLIGVPAALDLITSGRHILADEALKLGILDEIVNSDPVEEAIKFAERISGQSLESRRLCNKPIQSLPNMDEIFSEALLKMRKQHPGCLSQETCVRAVQAAVQYPYEVGIKKEEELFMYLQKSGQAQALQYAFFAERKANKWSAPSGASWKTASARPISSVGVVGLGTMGRGIVISFAKAKIPVIAVELDKKQLETADGIITSALEKEASKMQHSSHHWSGPKPRLTTSMKELGGVDLVIEAVFEEINLKKQVFAELSAVCKPETFLCTNTSALDIDEIASSTDRPHLVIGTHFFSPAHIMRLLEIIPSQYSSPTTIATVMNLSKKIKKIGVVVSNCKGFVGNRMLKHYYNQSYFLLEEGSKPEEIDQVLEEFGFKLGPFRVSDLSGLDVGWKCRQGQGLTGPTLPPGTPARKRGNERYCPIPDMLCELRRFGQKTGKGWYQYDKPLGRIHKPDPWLSEFLSQYRETYHIEPRIISQDEILERCLYSLINEAFRILGEGIAATPEHIDVVYLHGYGWPRHVGGPMFYASTVGLPTVLEKLQKYYRQNLDIPQLEPCDYLKKLASLGNPPLKEWQSLAGPPSSKL